From one Planococcus citri chromosome 3, ihPlaCitr1.1, whole genome shotgun sequence genomic stretch:
- the LOC135840586 gene encoding eukaryotic translation initiation factor 5B-like produces the protein MQGDRRDDRYRDDRRRRDDREYHSSSRSSKRSRSDSRDDSRRKRRSSSGDYDIEAERRRIAESNARIERQQRKDREREEESKRRKEAENRKQRKVSSKPDLKPESKSKKKSVTEPDSKSKSKKKSKAPKYKPDSSTSTNTAPPPPINPPVQNEPAKKKKKKKKKSADKVPETNTASQQPSNRSLDVETISNLSQPSVSTQQPEPTSQPAPIRQPEYVEVTPELRSIINVPENATNLEKEDLLGRLTSLSVLGQQAATMLNNLKRKAEPESTPEPRILKKRAPTPKPTISDASDNEVSGNEKDEKSNSEESSDSSDEEEEDEEKEDSSDSDSDSDSDSSSDDESDNDKGGSGAGGTSNHSSPSASPPEPPKQKEKTKEKSKEKKKTKSKKKKKRHTLNPNMLRSQHESRTVLTKTTRIDTWYKMLEMDAKMYLIDIHKRKTEKKAAKIEEEQLMNMVLHRLDPHYLPKVTMITPVEKVIEKLFEIRRTERNVSRSSVKSEFNKLTLVRGEKLDDFFNRLDELLLDYKMQTKSEIPESDVYDRLVEATENIYPNVKTILKARGTNQPSIPDLKILLLQEESEKYRKPEEANLAFYRNPNPRPPPPPNAAHVARPPPHNCYNCSSPYHYVWECPDWDKGPRCFRCGEWGHRSKDCPNEYRDYRSGKQQHRNNRRPFRPRNPKFRPRNNYRDRRPNQYSRNNRNYRNDRGYNSKKNWQTDRRKPPKSNWRKKGKGYQGNKDPKKQIPKKEPKSTPETKK, from the exons ATGCAGGGAGACCGCCGAGATGACCGTTATCGTGATGACAGAAGAAGAAGAGATGATCGCGAGTATCATTCTAGTTCTCGTAGCTCGAAGAGATCTCGTTCGGATTCCAGAGATGATTCCCGGAGAAAACGTCGGTCCAGCTCCGGTGATTATGACATCGAAGCCGAACGTCGCCGAATCGCTGAATCCAACGCTAGAATCGAACGCCAGCAACGTAAAGACCGA GAACGAGAAGAAGAAAGCAAACGTCGAAAGGAAGCTGAGAATCGTAAACAGCGCAAAGTAAGTTCTAAACCTGATTTGAAACCCGAGTCTAAGTCTAAAAAGAAAAGCGTTACCGAGCCTGATTCGAAATCTAAATCCAAAAAGAAAAGTAAAGCACCTAAGTATAAACCTGACTCAAGTACAAGTACGAACACCGCCCCTCCACCCCCGATTAATCCGCCTGTGCAAAACGAACCagcgaagaaaaagaaaaagaagaagaagaaatcagCTGATAAAGTTCCCGAAACGAATACAGCATCCCAGCAACCATCGAACCGATCGTTAGATGTTGAGACAATTAGCAACCTGAGTCAACCGAGTGTCTCAACGCAACAACCTGAACCGACTAGTCAACCTGCACCGATTCGTCAACCCGAATATGTCGAAGTTACTCCCGAATTACGTTCGATAATTAACGTTCCCGAAAATGCCACGAATTTGGAAAAGGAAGACCTATTGGGACGTTTGACTAGCCTGAGTGTTTTGGGACAACAAGCTGCGACGATGCTGAATAACCTGAAACGTAAAGCTGAACCCGAATCAACTCCCGAACCccgaattttgaagaaaagagcTCCGACTCCGAAACCGACCATTAGTGACGCTAGCGACAATGAAGTAAGCGGAAATGAGAAGGACGAGAAGTCAAATTCAGAAGAGAGTTCGGATAGCtcagatgaagaagaagaagacgaggAGAAAGAAGATAGTTCGGATTCGGATTCTGATTCAGATTCTGATTCGAGCTCTGACGACGAAAGCGATAATGACAAAGGAGGGAGCGGAGCGGGTGGAACTAGCAACCACTCCTCCCCTTCTGCCTCACCTCCCGAACCGccgaaacaaaaagaaaagacGAAGGAAAAATCGAAGGAGAAGAAGAAGACTAAAtccaaaaagaagaagaaacgtCACACACTTAACCCGAATATGCTTCGAAGTCAACACGAGTCACGCACGGTGCTCACTAAGACGACCCGAATTGACACGTGGTATAAGATGCTGGAGATGGATGCGAAGATGTACCTGATCGACATACATAAACGGAAAACCGAGAAGAAAGCTGCAAAGATCGAAGAGGAGCAGCTTATGAATATGGTTTTGCACAGGTTGGACCCCCACTACCTTCCCAAAGTAACCATGATTACACCTGTTGAGAAGGTGATTGAAAAACTGTTCGAGATAAGGCGAACCGAGCGTAACGTGAGTCGTTCATCAGTTAAGTCTGAGTTCAACAAACTCACTCTCGTAAGAGGTGAAAAGTTGGACGATTTCTTCAACCGATTGGACGAGTTATTGCTCGATTACAAAATGCAAACCAAATCCGAAATACCCGAATCTGATGTTTATGATCGTTTAGTTGAGGCGACTGAAAATATTTACCCGAATGTCAAGACTATCCTAAAAGCCCGAGGTACAAATCAACCTTCCATACCTGACCTGAAAATCTTATTGTTGCAGGAAGAATCCGAAAAATACCGGAAGCCGGAAGAGGCGAACTTAGCGTTTTACCGAAACCCGAATCCCCGACCACCTCCGCCACCGAATGCTGCCCACGTAGCCCGACCGCCGCCGCATAATTGTTACAATTGCAGCAGTCCGTATCATTATGTTTGGGAGTGCCCGGACTGGGACAAAGGCCCGAGATGCTTCAGATGCGGAGAGTGGGGTCACCGAAGCAAAGATTGCCCGAACGAATACAGGGATTATCGCTCAGGTAAACAACAACACCGAAATAATCGTAGACCTTTCCGTCCCCGAAATCCAAAATTCCGCCCGAGAAATAACTACCGAGATCGTCGCCCGAACCAGTATTCGAGGAACAATAGAAACTATCGTAATGATAGGGGCTATAATTCCAAGAAAAACTGGCAGACGGACAGACGCAAGCCACCGAAGTCGAATTGGAGGAAAAAGGGCAAAGGCTATCAAGGAAATAAAGACCCGAAGAAACAGATCCCGAAGAAAGAACCTAAGTCTACACCCGAAACTAAGAAATAA